In the Phaseolus vulgaris cultivar G19833 chromosome 7, P. vulgaris v2.0, whole genome shotgun sequence genome, one interval contains:
- the LOC137828586 gene encoding ethylene-responsive transcription factor ERF027-like → MDDNPFPNVPLPPPPIQVPDNFFLSSSSSPTPTTSSPSPTPSTAFRYRGTRCRSGKWVSEIREPRKTKRIWLGTYPAAEMAAAAYDVAALALKGPDTPLNFPNSILSYPIPASLSATDIRAAAAAAAQARIVRAPQESGQAVNPHIGQELERREEYYDEDELLNMPNLLDEMARGMQVSPPRISSFSSDDSPGNSDGDNLWSYTL, encoded by the coding sequence ATGGATGACAACCCTTTTCCAAACGTCCCACTGCCACCCCCACCAATACAAGTCCCTGATAACTTCTTTCTCTCTTCCTCCTCTTCGCCAACCCCAACCACGTCCTCTCCGTCTCCCACTCCTTCCACCGCCTTCCGCTACAGGGGGACGCGCTGCCGTAGCGGTAAGTGGGTGTCCGAGATAAGGGAGCCACGTAAAACCAAGCGCATTTGGCTCGGGACTTACCCGGCAGCGGAAATGGCTGCGGCCGCTTATGATGTTGCGGCTCTCGCGTTGAAGGGACCCGACACGCCCCTTAACTTCCCCAATTCCATACTCTCGTACCCGATTCCCGCGTCATTGTCGGCCACCGATATTCGCGCTGCGGCTGCGGCTGCTGCGCAGGCCAGGATCGTGAGGGCGCCCCAGGAGAGTGGGCAAGCGGTAAACCCTCATATTGGACAGGAGTTGGAAAGGCGTGAGGAGTACTATGATGAGGATGAGTTGTTGAACATGCCGAATTTGCTTGATGAAATGGCCAGGGGAATGCAGGTTAGTCCCCCTAGGATCAGTTCCTTTTCTTCTGATGATTCGCCTGGCAATTCTGATGGAGATAACCTTTGGAGTTATACCCTCTGA